In Mycobacterium sp. 050128, one genomic interval encodes:
- a CDS encoding VOC family protein, whose protein sequence is MTDQLIGAHNGLHSEQGALPGEHPGRSANPVIKVHDVIWLEFEKPDLDKAQTFALAFGFSVALRTNDELHLRGSDPAAPCVLIRRGKRSRFVGPAFVAADDTDLLRLADATGATVRPLPETLGGVSVDLVDPSGIPLRVVSGVHRLDELASQRPHVFNFGASHDTVRANATQRPPRIPARVQRLGHIVLQTPKYIEALNWYLDHLGLIVSDFCYYPGQRERGPVMSFIRCDRGSTPADHHTLAMALGPTHRYVHSAYQVCDVDALAAGGEYLREQGYFRSWGIGRHIQGSQIFDYWRDPEGDFLVEHYADGDMFDNSLEAGWAPLTASGLYQWGPPPSKDFLGVGTPRETAREVALMLDALRHDNEFDVSALRGLFSVSKS, encoded by the coding sequence ATGACCGACCAACTCATCGGCGCCCACAATGGGCTGCACAGCGAGCAGGGCGCGCTGCCGGGTGAGCACCCGGGGCGCTCGGCCAACCCGGTGATCAAGGTCCACGACGTAATCTGGCTGGAGTTCGAGAAGCCGGATCTGGACAAAGCGCAGACGTTCGCGCTGGCATTCGGGTTCAGCGTGGCACTGCGCACCAACGACGAGCTGCACCTGCGTGGCAGCGACCCGGCGGCACCGTGTGTCCTGATTCGCCGCGGCAAGCGTTCGCGGTTCGTCGGCCCGGCGTTCGTCGCCGCCGACGACACCGACCTGCTGCGGCTGGCCGATGCAACCGGGGCCACCGTCCGGCCGCTGCCCGAGACCCTCGGCGGGGTGAGCGTTGACCTGGTCGACCCGAGCGGAATTCCGTTGCGGGTGGTGTCCGGTGTTCACCGGCTCGATGAGCTCGCGTCGCAGCGTCCGCACGTCTTCAACTTCGGGGCCAGTCACGACACCGTCCGGGCGAACGCCACCCAGCGCCCGCCACGGATCCCCGCGCGCGTGCAGCGACTGGGACACATCGTCCTGCAGACGCCCAAGTACATCGAGGCGCTGAACTGGTACCTGGACCACCTGGGTCTGATCGTCAGCGACTTTTGCTACTACCCGGGCCAGCGTGAGCGCGGACCGGTCATGAGCTTCATCCGCTGCGACCGCGGTTCCACCCCGGCCGACCACCACACGCTGGCGATGGCTTTGGGCCCGACGCACCGTTACGTGCACTCGGCTTATCAGGTTTGCGACGTCGACGCACTGGCCGCCGGCGGCGAATACCTGCGCGAGCAAGGCTATTTCCGGTCCTGGGGCATCGGCCGTCACATCCAGGGCAGCCAGATTTTCGATTACTGGCGCGACCCCGAAGGGGATTTCCTGGTCGAGCACTACGCCGACGGTGACATGTTCGACAACAGCCTGGAAGCCGGCTGGGCCCCCCTGACCGCGTCGGGCCTGTACCAGTGGGGCCCACCACCGAGCAAGGACTTCCTCGGCGTCGGCACACCGCGTGAAACCGCACGCGAGGTCGCCTTGATGCTCGATGCGCTGCGCCACGACAACGAGTTCGACGTGTCCGCGCTGCGTGGGCTGTTCAGCGTGAGCAAATCTTAA
- a CDS encoding fumarylacetoacetate hydrolase family protein: MTVSILRTADAWWVQTPNGAARIHTGATTTAELLGDRRAIDEAAGSTGTVPVANLELLSPVTTPCRLVAQATNYASHVRDVGRDPAKTPLTFFRKASGSITGPFGDIVKPAHVKLLDYELEIGLLIGREIPVGTEVTEANLAEFVHGLLVTNDVSARDVQLTKAQFYESKSYPTFTPIGPALVLVDADELKRFGDLRLQLRVNGELRQNMVVDGDMLYPPVEALQALAKFQKLEAGDIVLTGTPVGTALTARGVENPHQTDLMTFLAAQATNPNYLHHGDVVEATVATDDDAINLGTQRNKVVTR, from the coding sequence ATGACCGTCTCTATCCTACGCACCGCTGACGCGTGGTGGGTGCAGACTCCCAACGGCGCGGCACGCATCCACACCGGCGCGACCACCACCGCCGAACTGCTCGGCGACCGCCGGGCCATCGATGAGGCCGCCGGGTCGACCGGCACCGTGCCGGTGGCCAACCTCGAACTGCTCTCCCCGGTCACCACGCCGTGCCGCTTGGTGGCCCAGGCCACCAACTACGCCTCGCACGTGCGGGACGTCGGGCGTGACCCGGCCAAGACGCCGCTGACCTTCTTCCGCAAGGCTTCCGGTTCCATCACGGGTCCGTTCGGCGACATCGTCAAGCCGGCCCACGTGAAACTGCTCGACTACGAGCTGGAGATCGGTCTGCTGATCGGTCGCGAGATTCCGGTGGGCACCGAGGTGACCGAGGCCAACCTGGCCGAGTTCGTCCACGGCCTGCTGGTGACCAACGACGTGTCCGCCCGCGACGTGCAGCTCACCAAAGCCCAGTTCTACGAATCGAAGTCGTACCCGACGTTCACCCCGATCGGCCCGGCGCTGGTCCTGGTCGACGCCGACGAACTCAAGCGCTTCGGCGACTTGCGGCTTCAGCTGCGGGTAAACGGCGAACTGCGTCAGAACATGGTGGTCGACGGCGACATGTTGTACCCGCCCGTCGAGGCGCTGCAGGCGCTGGCGAAGTTCCAGAAGCTGGAGGCTGGGGACATCGTGCTCACCGGCACCCCGGTCGGAACCGCGCTTACCGCGCGCGGAGTAGAGAACCCGCACCAGACGGACTTGATGACATTCCTTGCCGCCCAGGCAACCAACCCCAACTATCTGCATCACGGCGACGTCGTGGAGGCCACGGTGGCCACCGATGACGACGCCATCAACCTAGGCACGCAACGCAACAAGGTGGTCACCCGATGA
- a CDS encoding HNH endonuclease signature motif containing protein has product MSSTASAGAVVVRPGERLEVLFEELAELTGQRNAIDGRVVEIVAEIDRDQLCGATGARSVPALVAWKTGCSSANAHTITTVARRLPEFPRCAQSMREGRLSLDQVGVIAARAGAGSDEHYAQLARVATVNQLRTAVKLEPRPEPEPRTEPERSIATTANEQGSCYRITLAHDDAATFDAALASHRDALIAEWKHDHGNSEGASDQRPPLPTIADAFMRLVEAGWDTEAARRPHGQHTTVVVHVDVEQRTGTLHLGPLLTAAERRYLTCDANREVWFEHHGEVIGAGRATRLINRRLRRALEYRDRTCAVPGCGATRGLHAHHIRHWEDGGPTELANLVLVCPHHHRLHHRGVITIAGCADALIVTDHAGRLLRPGSLARPPTQPPPDVPPWPGPTGERADWWWYQPFQPQPPPTIN; this is encoded by the coding sequence ATGTCTTCGACCGCATCCGCTGGCGCCGTGGTAGTCCGTCCTGGCGAGCGTCTTGAGGTGCTGTTCGAGGAGCTGGCGGAGTTAACCGGTCAACGCAATGCCATTGATGGGCGCGTCGTGGAGATCGTGGCCGAGATCGATCGCGACCAATTGTGCGGTGCCACGGGTGCGCGGTCGGTGCCGGCGTTGGTGGCGTGGAAGACCGGCTGCTCGTCGGCAAACGCTCACACGATCACCACCGTGGCGCGTCGGCTGCCGGAGTTTCCGCGCTGCGCGCAGAGCATGCGGGAGGGTCGACTGTCGCTGGATCAGGTCGGCGTCATCGCGGCGCGCGCCGGGGCGGGATCCGATGAGCACTACGCGCAGCTCGCGCGAGTCGCCACGGTCAATCAGCTGCGCACCGCGGTCAAACTCGAACCGCGACCCGAACCCGAACCTAGGACCGAGCCCGAGCGCTCGATCGCCACGACCGCCAACGAGCAGGGCAGCTGCTACCGGATCACCCTTGCCCACGACGACGCGGCGACGTTCGACGCCGCCTTGGCGTCTCACCGTGACGCCCTGATCGCCGAGTGGAAGCACGATCACGGCAACAGCGAGGGCGCTTCGGATCAGCGGCCCCCGTTGCCTACGATCGCCGATGCGTTTATGCGCTTGGTCGAGGCCGGATGGGACACGGAGGCGGCCCGCCGGCCCCACGGGCAGCACACCACCGTGGTGGTGCACGTCGACGTTGAGCAGCGCACTGGGACCCTGCATCTGGGTCCGCTGCTCACCGCCGCCGAACGCCGATACCTGACCTGTGATGCCAACCGTGAAGTCTGGTTCGAACATCACGGCGAGGTCATTGGCGCCGGCCGCGCGACGCGGCTGATCAACCGGCGGCTTCGCCGCGCGTTGGAGTATCGCGACCGCACGTGCGCGGTTCCTGGCTGCGGGGCCACACGTGGTCTGCACGCCCATCACATCCGGCACTGGGAAGACGGCGGCCCCACCGAATTGGCCAACCTGGTGTTGGTGTGCCCCCATCATCACCGGTTGCACCACCGAGGCGTCATCACCATCGCCGGCTGCGCGGACGCTCTCATCGTCACCGACCACGCCGGCCGATTATTGAGACCGGGGTCGCTGGCGCGCCCACCGACCCAACCCCCGCCCGATGTCCCGCCGTGGCCCGGCCCCACCGGCGAACGCGCCGACTGGTGGTGGTACCAACCCTTCCAGCCCCAACCACCACCGACAATCAACTAG
- the mhpA gene encoding bifunctional 3-(3-hydroxy-phenyl)propionate/3-hydroxycinnamic acid hydroxylase MhpA, which translates to MNASRNPQSDPVTLPDFVPVVIIGAGPTGVTAATLLGQFGISCLVLDRHESVYPLPRAVHADDEIYRILARLGVADEFGAHRRSALGLRLLDKDLRVLAELKRSTEPSANGYPQMNMFDQPELEAMMRTNLKRYDNVVLRGDVEVTSVTQNKPGRVRVSFLDRVRGGEQSVEAAYVFGCDGANSIVRASIGSQMYGLPFQQDWVVIDVDTDAELNQWEGCHQLCSTQRAGTYMRVGQTRYRWEFQLLDGETAADYQTIEHIEPLIAPWLGEIPAEELRLVRVTAYTFRAKVASRWRDRNVFVLGDAAHLTPPFVGQGMAAGLRDALNLTWKVAGVLGESLPESVLDTYEQERKAHAAAMILMAASVGAAMTGGGRLGDLVRQVLFPRLASFRLPGTRTSVADGVAPGLHRSELVVKSRIPGQLAGSLCPNPILRDGLHLDQIVGNRFAVVTSTALSPTQQQDLSNRGAAVVVVTPESRLGRWLKQGRATAAIVRPDGAVMQAGKGVQALCDAVPAFSVGQGSDTESERR; encoded by the coding sequence ATGAACGCAAGCAGGAACCCACAATCCGACCCGGTCACCCTGCCGGACTTCGTCCCCGTGGTCATCATCGGCGCCGGCCCGACCGGCGTCACCGCGGCCACCCTGCTCGGCCAGTTCGGAATCTCGTGTCTGGTACTCGACCGACATGAATCCGTCTATCCCCTGCCGCGGGCGGTGCACGCAGACGACGAAATCTACCGCATTCTCGCCCGGCTGGGCGTCGCCGACGAGTTCGGCGCACACCGGCGGTCGGCGTTGGGACTTCGGTTGCTGGACAAGGACTTGCGTGTGCTGGCCGAGCTCAAGCGCAGCACCGAGCCCAGCGCCAACGGCTACCCGCAGATGAATATGTTCGACCAGCCCGAGTTGGAAGCGATGATGCGTACCAACCTCAAGCGCTACGACAACGTGGTGTTGCGGGGCGACGTGGAGGTCACCAGCGTGACCCAGAACAAGCCCGGCCGGGTTCGGGTCAGCTTCCTGGACCGCGTCCGAGGTGGGGAGCAGTCCGTCGAGGCAGCCTATGTCTTCGGCTGCGACGGCGCCAACAGCATTGTGCGCGCGTCGATCGGGTCGCAAATGTACGGGCTGCCGTTCCAACAGGACTGGGTGGTCATCGACGTCGACACCGACGCCGAACTCAACCAGTGGGAGGGGTGCCACCAACTGTGCAGCACCCAGCGCGCGGGCACCTACATGCGAGTCGGGCAGACCCGCTACCGCTGGGAGTTCCAGTTGCTCGACGGCGAGACGGCCGCGGACTACCAGACCATCGAGCACATCGAGCCGTTGATCGCGCCCTGGCTGGGTGAGATACCTGCGGAGGAGTTGCGCCTGGTTCGGGTCACCGCCTACACCTTCCGCGCGAAGGTGGCCAGTCGGTGGCGCGACCGTAATGTGTTCGTCCTCGGCGACGCCGCGCACCTCACGCCACCCTTCGTCGGCCAGGGCATGGCGGCGGGCCTTCGGGACGCGCTGAACCTGACCTGGAAGGTAGCCGGCGTGCTGGGTGAGAGCTTGCCCGAGAGTGTGTTAGACACCTACGAGCAGGAGCGCAAAGCCCATGCGGCCGCGATGATTTTGATGGCGGCGTCGGTGGGAGCGGCGATGACCGGCGGCGGCCGGCTGGGCGACCTGGTGCGTCAGGTGCTGTTCCCGCGGCTGGCGAGCTTCCGCCTGCCGGGCACCCGCACCAGCGTTGCCGACGGCGTGGCCCCTGGGCTGCACCGGTCGGAACTGGTGGTCAAGTCACGCATTCCGGGTCAGCTGGCCGGATCGCTGTGCCCCAACCCGATTCTGCGTGACGGCCTGCACCTCGATCAGATCGTCGGGAACCGATTCGCGGTGGTCACCTCCACGGCCCTGAGCCCGACGCAACAACAGGACCTCAGCAACCGGGGCGCCGCCGTTGTCGTCGTGACACCGGAAAGCCGGCTCGGGCGCTGGCTGAAGCAGGGCCGGGCGACCGCGGCAATTGTTCGACCCGATGGCGCAGTCATGCAGGCGGGCAAGGGTGTTCAGGCGCTCTGCGACGCTGTGCCGGCGTTCTCCGTGGGGCAGGGCTCCGACACCGAAAGTGAACGTCGATGA
- a CDS encoding GAF domain-containing sensor histidine kinase: MNDRVDASTSLYQLARQQTALRRVAELVAREAEPAEVFTMVAEEMASCVDAHNATVARFDGDEIVIVALGRPEIELRNPPVVGDRFPLDGDHVAAIVRRTGRPARVDSHEHTPGEAAARIRAIGVQSMVAVPISVGSHLWGVAAVASRTGPLPADTEARIADFADLVATALANAAAREQLNASRDSLRQLADDLSVLARQQAALRRVATLVAQGVSQAEVFAAVAEEMAGCLDVGGAEVLQFEDNGAAVVVVASFAGPGLPLLSVGERLSTEGDNVSAQVWQSRGPARMDMFDGASGSIAKRVRELGVQSRVGAPIVVDERVWGVAVVGTTEPEGLPPDAEARIAEFAELVATAIAAATTRQQLVASRARIVAAADTARRQLERDIHDGAQQRLVALGLKLRLAQDLVPADCAELKEELSQAVSGLTDVFQELQEISRGIHPAILSTGGLSAGFKTLARRSAVPVELDVAIAHRLPDPIEVAAYYVVAEALTNAAKHAKASRVMVRAHATDHDLVLLISDDGVGGADPQKGSGLIGLRDRIEALGGRMQVASPPGGGTAFDIAIPHHPNG, translated from the coding sequence GTGAATGATCGCGTCGACGCGTCGACGTCGTTGTACCAGCTCGCTCGACAACAGACCGCGTTGCGCCGGGTGGCGGAACTGGTCGCTCGCGAGGCCGAACCCGCGGAAGTCTTCACCATGGTGGCCGAGGAGATGGCCAGTTGTGTCGACGCCCACAACGCAACGGTCGCCCGCTTTGACGGTGATGAAATAGTCATCGTCGCGCTGGGACGCCCCGAGATTGAGCTTCGGAACCCGCCGGTGGTAGGTGATCGGTTCCCCCTGGACGGTGACCATGTCGCCGCGATAGTTCGGCGCACCGGCCGTCCGGCCCGAGTAGACAGCCACGAGCACACGCCAGGTGAAGCTGCGGCGCGCATTCGTGCCATCGGGGTCCAATCGATGGTTGCGGTCCCCATCTCGGTGGGTTCGCATCTTTGGGGCGTGGCCGCCGTTGCCTCGCGAACGGGGCCGTTGCCAGCCGACACGGAGGCGCGAATCGCAGACTTCGCCGATCTGGTGGCAACCGCGCTCGCCAACGCCGCGGCGCGTGAACAGTTGAACGCCAGCCGCGACAGCCTCCGTCAGCTCGCAGACGACCTCAGCGTGCTGGCACGGCAGCAGGCCGCGTTGCGCCGGGTGGCGACCTTGGTCGCGCAGGGAGTCAGCCAGGCAGAGGTGTTTGCGGCGGTGGCCGAGGAGATGGCCGGTTGCCTGGATGTGGGTGGTGCCGAGGTGCTGCAGTTCGAGGACAACGGTGCTGCGGTCGTCGTCGTCGCTTCCTTCGCGGGACCCGGGCTACCGCTTTTGTCGGTCGGCGAACGGCTAAGCACCGAGGGCGACAACGTCTCGGCCCAGGTGTGGCAGTCGCGAGGTCCGGCTCGGATGGATATGTTCGACGGCGCCAGCGGTTCGATCGCCAAACGCGTTCGCGAATTGGGCGTGCAATCGCGTGTCGGCGCCCCGATTGTGGTCGACGAGCGGGTGTGGGGGGTAGCCGTCGTCGGCACGACCGAACCGGAAGGTCTGCCGCCAGATGCGGAGGCGCGCATAGCCGAATTCGCCGAGCTCGTCGCAACCGCCATTGCCGCCGCCACCACGCGCCAACAACTAGTCGCCTCGCGGGCGAGGATCGTGGCCGCCGCTGATACCGCCCGTCGCCAGCTGGAACGAGACATTCACGACGGAGCCCAGCAACGGCTGGTCGCCCTGGGACTGAAGCTTCGCCTCGCACAGGATTTGGTCCCAGCCGACTGCGCGGAGCTCAAAGAGGAGCTTTCTCAAGCCGTTTCGGGGTTGACCGACGTCTTCCAGGAGCTGCAGGAGATCTCGCGCGGCATTCACCCCGCGATCTTGTCGACCGGTGGGCTGTCCGCCGGATTCAAGACACTGGCCCGACGTTCGGCGGTGCCCGTCGAACTTGACGTTGCGATCGCGCACCGGTTGCCCGACCCCATCGAGGTGGCCGCGTACTACGTGGTGGCTGAGGCGCTCACCAATGCCGCCAAGCACGCCAAGGCCTCTCGAGTCATGGTGCGTGCGCATGCCACCGATCACGATCTGGTCCTGCTCATCTCAGACGACGGGGTCGGCGGCGCCGACCCGCAAAAGGGTTCCGGGCTCATCGGGCTCAGGGATCGTATCGAAGCACTGGGCGGGCGGATGCAGGTCGCCAGTCCCCCAGGGGGTGGGACGGCATTTGATATCGCTATCCCACACCATCCCAACGGTTGA